The window CCCATGTTGTTCCGCCCGCCCGTGCTCTTCTTGATCACGGTGAGGGCCTTCTCGGGCTTGGACTTGGTGATCTCCTCGAAGCCGGGGGTGCTGCGGAAGCGCTGCCCGGCCGTCGTCGGCTTGTACTGCTTCAGGGCCATTGCCTGTCTCCCGCTTCTCTACAGACCTTCGACCAGTTCGATCTTGTCGCCTGGCTTGAGGGTCACCACCGCCTTCTTCCAGTCCGACCTCCGGCCGGCGTGGGCTCCCATCCGCTTCAGCTTGCCACCGACATTGACGGTGCGCACGCTGTTGACGGTGACGCCGAAGCGCTTCTCCACCGCCTTGCGGATCTCGATCTTGTTGGCGTCCACGCTCACCCGGAAGGAGTACTGGTTGCGCTCATCCTTGAGCTCCACCGACTTCTCGGACAGGATGGGATGGATCAGCACGCGCTTCTCAGCCACCGTACACCTCCTGCAGGCGGGCCACCGCGCTCTTCTGCAGCACGACCACCTCGCTGGCCACGATGTCCCGCACGCTGGGCTGGTCCGCCGGCTGCAGATCCAGCTTGTAGATGTTGCGCGCGGACAGGTACAGGTTGCGTTCCTGGCCGCCTGTGAGGAAGAGGACGCGGCGGCCGGTGAGGGCGAAGGCCTTGAGGATGCCGGCCATCTTCTTCGTCTCCGGCGCGCCGAAGGCGAAATCCTCGACCACCACCACCTTCTGCTCCCGGGCGCGCAGCGTGTAGGCGCTGCGCTTGGCCAGCAGGCGGACCTTCTTGTTCACCTTCTTCTCGTACTCGTGGGGCTGAGGTCCGAAGACCGTGCCGCCATGGCGGTGCTGGGGGGCGCGGCTGGTGCCCTGCCGCGCGTTGCCCGTGCCCTTCTGCTTGTAGGGCTTCCTGCCGCCGCCGCTGACCAGGCGCCGGTTGAGAGTGGCGTGCGTGCCCTGGCGGGCCGCCGTCTCCTCCGACACCACCGCCAGATAAATGGCGTGGCCGTTGGGCTTCTCGATGTTGAAGACGGATTCCGGCAGCTCGATCTTCTCGCTGGTCGGGGACCCGTCAAGCTTGTGGACGATCAGTTCCATGGATCCCCCCCTACTTCTGGATTTCCAGGAGGCCGTTGCGCGCGCCGGGAACCGCCCCCTTGACCAGCAGCAGGTTGCGCTCCGCGTCCACCATCACCACGCGAAGGTTGGACACCGTCACGCGGGCGTTGCCGGACTGGCCCGCCATGCGCCAGTTCTTGAAAGTGCGCGAAGGGTCGGAGGAGGCGCCCACCGAACCCGATCCGCGGTAGGACTCGTGCACACCGTGGGAGGCCTTGAAGCCGGAGAAATTGTGGCGCTTCATCACGCCCGTGAAGCCCCGGCCCTTGCTCGTGCCGGAGATCTTCACCTTGTCGCCGGCCTGGAAGATCTCGCAGGTGACCTGCGCACCCAGCTCGTAGCTGCGCAGGATGGCGCTCTTGAACTCCCGCAAGTGGCGCAGGGGCTTGGCTCCGGCCTTTTTCAGGTGGCCGCTCTCGGGTCGGTTGACACGGCCCGGCTTCACTTCAAGAAAGCCCAGTTGCACGGCTTCGTAGCCGTCCCGATCCTTGGACTTGATCTGGGTGACCGTGCAGGGCCCGGCCTCGATGACGGTGACGGGGATGCACTCCCCCTTGTCATCGAAGACCGTGGTCATCCCGA is drawn from bacterium and contains these coding sequences:
- a CDS encoding 50S ribosomal protein L23; this encodes MAEKRVLIHPILSEKSVELKDERNQYSFRVSVDANKIEIRKAVEKRFGVTVNSVRTVNVGGKLKRMGAHAGRRSDWKKAVVTLKPGDKIELVEGL
- the rplD gene encoding 50S ribosomal protein L4; the protein is MELIVHKLDGSPTSEKIELPESVFNIEKPNGHAIYLAVVSEETAARQGTHATLNRRLVSGGGRKPYKQKGTGNARQGTSRAPQHRHGGTVFGPQPHEYEKKVNKKVRLLAKRSAYTLRAREQKVVVVEDFAFGAPETKKMAGILKAFALTGRRVLFLTGGQERNLYLSARNIYKLDLQPADQPSVRDIVASEVVVLQKSAVARLQEVYGG
- the rplC gene encoding 50S ribosomal protein L3, translating into MSAILGRKLGMTTVFDDKGECIPVTVIEAGPCTVTQIKSKDRDGYEAVQLGFLEVKPGRVNRPESGHLKKAGAKPLRHLREFKSAILRSYELGAQVTCEIFQAGDKVKISGTSKGRGFTGVMKRHNFSGFKASHGVHESYRGSGSVGASSDPSRTFKNWRMAGQSGNARVTVSNLRVVMVDAERNLLLVKGAVPGARNGLLEIQK